The genomic stretch GGCCTGGGACCCGCCCTCGGCATAAGCCGAAGGTCGAAGATTTTCCCCGGGGGCGCTATGATCCGCCCCGGGCAGACACATGGAGGACCTTCAAATGTCGCAAGCGGAGGAAGAGGAGGAGGGCTTCGATCTCGGCATCAGCCTGGAGATCGTCGCGACCGTCGTAGACCTGGCCAATGCCGTGCAAGAGGCCGAGGAGGCCCGCATCGGCGGCGATGACGATGATGAGGAACTCGATGACGACGAGGAAGACGAAATCACCGAGGAGATGCTCACCGATTACATCGACGAGCTGAACGAGGAGCAGCAGGTGGCGCTCATCGCGCTCGCCTGGATGGGACGCGGCGATTACGAGCCGGAGGAATGGCAGGAGGCGCTGAAACTCGCCGCCGAGCGCAATGCCCGCGGCGATGCCAGCGCCTATCTTTCAGGCCTGGAAGGCCTGGCCGATCTTCTGACCGAAGGAGCCGGCGCCTTCGGCCTCGCCATCGAAGAAGTGGAACGCTGAGGCAGGGTTGGCCTGGCTGTTCAGCCTGAGCGCGTCACGCTGACAGCAGCGCCGCGGCAGAGGCCTTCCAGCCGCTGCCAGGCGCGCGGCGCTCAGTCTTTGCGCGGAAACATCGCGGCTTCGACCATGGCGCAGATGGCGTGGCCCAGGACCTCATGCCCTTCCTGAATGGAGGGCGTTGATGCGCTGGGGATCCGGATCAGCAGGTCACACAGGGCAGCCAATTCCGCCGTCCCGGGTCCGTTCCCGGTAAAGCCCACGGTGAGGATGCCCCGCTCACGCGCGGCGCGCATGGCCGCGTGAATATTCGCCGAGCGGCCCGAGGTTGTCAGCCCGAACAGGACATCACCCTTCTGGCCCAGCGCCTCCACCTGGCGGGAAAAGACGCGGTCATAGCCATAGTCATTGCCGATGCCGGTCAGGATGGAGCTGTCGGTACTGAGCGCGATGGCCGCGAGGCCAGGGCGATCATAATGGAAGCGGCTCACCAACTCCCCCGCCCAATGCTGCGCATCGGCGGCGCTGCCGCCATTGCCGCAGATCATCACCTTGCCACCCGCGCGAAGGGCGGCGATGCAGGCTTCGGCGGCGCGCGTCGCGGCCTCCTGCATGGCCGTATCGGCTTCCATCCGCGCCATCAGGGCGGCGGAGGCGCGGACCGCGCCCAGGATCGTGACGGCTTCGGCCATGGGTCAGATACCGTTCTGCTCGGCCGCCCCGATCGCGCAACATGCGCCATGCGGCCAAAGGGTGGGAGGGGCGTGGCGCGTCACTGCGCCACATAGCGCTCCAGCCAGTCGAGGTCCGGGCAGAGCAGGAATTCGTCCCGGCGGTCGGGGCGCATCAGGGCGCGATGCAGGGCGGTATTGATTTCCACGCCATCCAGCAGGGGCTGCGGCTCATGCGCCGCATCGAAGGCGACGACATGCGGGAAGGCCGCCACACAGGCGGCCAGCAAGTCCCGTGGCCCAGGGCCAGCCTCGCTGAGCAGTTCCGCGAGGTCGAAGCTGACGATGGTCAGGACCCCGCGTTCCAGCAGCCATGGCGCCATTTCGGGCGCCCGGCGCGCGGCATCAGCCTCGTTCAGTCGTAGAAAATCGAGG from Sediminicoccus sp. KRV36 encodes the following:
- a CDS encoding DUF3775 domain-containing protein codes for the protein MSQAEEEEEGFDLGISLEIVATVVDLANAVQEAEEARIGGDDDDEELDDDEEDEITEEMLTDYIDELNEEQQVALIALAWMGRGDYEPEEWQEALKLAAERNARGDASAYLSGLEGLADLLTEGAGAFGLAIEEVER
- a CDS encoding D-sedoheptulose 7-phosphate isomerase, yielding MAEAVTILGAVRASAALMARMEADTAMQEAATRAAEACIAALRAGGKVMICGNGGSAADAQHWAGELVSRFHYDRPGLAAIALSTDSSILTGIGNDYGYDRVFSRQVEALGQKGDVLFGLTTSGRSANIHAAMRAARERGILTVGFTGNGPGTAELAALCDLLIRIPSASTPSIQEGHEVLGHAICAMVEAAMFPRKD